The Aspergillus luchuensis IFO 4308 DNA, chromosome 6, nearly complete sequence genome segment TCCACTGCCATAGGTACCAAACCACTGAGCGCGAGCCAGCGCGCGTTTGTCTTCTTCAGTAATAGCGGTGTCTGGTACGTTGGAGGGCTTTCCCATATAGCACGCATTCACTAATGATGATTAGATAAAAACTTCTGCAGCGAAGAGACAATCGGCAGCTTACAATGCACGGCTTTGCAAGATTCATGATCTACTGCAAGTATGCGACCGATCCTTGATCCAATGTCTCCACCTTGTGCCACATAGCCATCCTCGAAACCGAGATTGAGCATCACCTTGTTGATGACGCGGGCCGTATCAACGCCAGTGAAGTTGGCATCTAGCGGAGGGCCGGATGAGAAAGTGAACCCCGGAAGCGACGGAATCACTATATGGTATGGCAAGGTTTCTGGGCTATATTTGGCCCGAATGGAATCCAGAGCGGGAAGAAACTCGAGAAAGCTGCCTGGTTTGAGTCAGCCAATTGACTAGATGAAAAAATCGACGTGAGCTTGCCTGGCCAGCCGTGGAGAAGAACAATAGGGATTGCATCCTTTCTCTCGGAGAATAAAGCCACAAAGTGAATGGTCAGGCCCTCGATATCAAACGTGAACTGAGGGAAGCTGTTGATACGGCTTTCAGCCGATCGCCTATATTATTCAGCATTGCTAAAATCAGCTCACTGATGGACCTTACCAGTCTAAGCTCTTCCAAGCTTCCTTTGCATTGGCAAGCCATTCGTTGGTTATGCCATATTTACGATCCTGCTGAAGACCTTCGTATGTTGGAGGTGCGAGCTTCGACAGCTTGACCAACAGCTGTAGCTCCTCGATTTGTTCGTCCGAAACATGGACCTGGAaaggggatgggatgacgGTTGTACCCGAGGGAACTTTGCTATAAGCGAGTGCCATTGTGATGTCTGAAGTTGTCAGACTGCAGATGTTGAGCAGAGGAAAGCTACAAAATGTGGTGAAAGCAAGGAGCGGGGTGACTTGCTGTTACATCACATGGTTTACTTGCACTAATATAGCTAGAACGATTTGATCGTCATGTCAGCAAATGTCTCGGTGTACTCAAAAAGCTAGCATGCAACCTCGTGGGTTCAACTAGGATAGTCACTAACTACAACATAGAAGGCGAGTGGGTATTATGTGGAGTAGTATGGCTGTTTACGAGACATAACAGGTGTACGAGCATCTCGTAATATGATTTTCTATTAGGCAAGGCAGCAATGTCATGGTTTTACATGCCTGCTGCCTGCTAGATTTAGGTGCGGAGGTAATCTGTCTCAACAGCTGTCAGAATGGCCCTTCTGTTGTCAAAGATCTACTAGATCATTCTAGATCGCTGCAATGATCTCCCGCAACAGCTCAACAAGTGATGTGATTTCTTGCTCTGTCTGATGTTAGTACTCCATCGTTGAAAGTAGGTATAAACTGACCAGTATTGTAATGTAGCATGCTAATCCGCACAACTCCATCTTCGACGTCTTCCAAGCCTATGATATCCTTGAGCAAGCGATGACTGTACATATGTCCGCTACGAAAGCCGAAAGGGCTTCTTTTCTCGACCTCCTCAACTAGCGCTTGGCTCTTGATGCCCTTCACGGTGAAGCTTATCACTGGAACTCGCAGGTCTTTGTTGGCGGAAGGCTCGCCGTGAATGGTTACAAGATCATTGCTTCTCAAAAAGTCCAGGAGAATCTCCTGCAGCTTCTCTTCGTAGGTGGCGATTTCGTCCCATGTGGCGGAGAAGTTAGAGCCGAAGTATTCCAAGACACGTGGGATGCTTTGTGTCAGCTCATAGTTGGCTGAAGCCAGGTTCAGCTTTAGGTCGAGGGTTTCCGTGGATTTGAAGTAATGGCACAGCGGATTTATCTGGTCATGGATTCGCGACGAGGCATAAAGCTGGGCAATGTGAGGACCATACACTTTGTACCACGAGAATGCCTGTCGCTGTTAGATCACAGTTTGCCTACACTCTAGTTTCACTCACGTAGAAGTCGACATCGAGATCCTTGACGTCGACTTGGCGGTGCGGAGCAAGCGCGACACCGTCAACGCAAAGGAGAGCCTATGTCTTatgagatgatgatagaatatattaagaattgtCATATCATACCCTAGGAGCCTGATGCACGACCTTGGCAATCCCCTTTACGTTTGTGATGGATCCTGTGATATTGGAAGCATGCGGACAGGCAACGAGCCTTGTCTTCTCCGACATCAACTGCTTTAGCTCAGAAGGATCGCAGATAGGGTTCAGAGGGTCTGAAGCCCCCCACCACTTGACTGTAAGCCCCAAACGACGCGTGATCCTGTCCCACGGGGCAGAATTGGCCTCGTGATTCAG includes the following:
- a CDS encoding epoxide hydrolase (COG:S;~EggNog:ENOG410PJU4;~InterPro:IPR010497,IPR029058,IPR016292,IPR000639;~MEROPS:MER0000432;~PFAM:PF00561,PF06441;~go_function: GO:0003824 - catalytic activity [Evidence IEA];~go_function: GO:0033961 - cis-stilbene-oxide hydrolase activity [Evidence IEA]) — encoded protein: MALAYSKVPSGTTVIPSPFQVHVSDEQIEELQLLVKLSKLAPPTYEGLQQDRKYGITNEWLANAKEAWKSLDWRSAESRINSFPQFTFDIEGLTIHFVALFSERKDAIPIVLLHGWPGSFLEFLPALDSIRAKYSPETLPYHIVIPSLPGFTFSSGPPLDANFTGVDTARVINKVMLNLGFEDGYVAQGGDIGSRIGRILAVDHESCKAVHLNACYMGKPSNVPDTAITEEDKRALARAQWFGTYGSGYALEHGTRPSTIGNVLSTNPVALLAWIGEKFLDWADEAIHLETILESVSLYWFTETFPRSIYHYRENVPPPKLRQAEDPRWYIRKPFGFSYYPKELVPTPRAWVETTGNLVFWQAHEKGGHFAALERPQDFLDDLTAFCGQVWAGRN
- a CDS encoding putative aminotransferase (COG:E;~EggNog:ENOG410QDDG;~InterPro:IPR000192,IPR015424,IPR015421,IPR015422;~PFAM:PF00266;~go_function: GO:0003824 - catalytic activity [Evidence IEA]) encodes the protein MSFNISQARSRFPALNQEQIFLDNAGGSQVLDTVIESVTSYLSKTNVQLGATYNTSKVSTAAYDHGYEAAAKFINAKPEEICLGVSTTQLLHNLSTVLDFQPGDELIVSKLNHEANSAPWDRITRRLGLTVKWWGASDPLNPICDPSELKQLMSEKTRLVACPHASNITGSITNVKGIAKVVHQAPRALLCVDGVALAPHRQVDVKDLDVDFYAFSWYKVYGPHIAQLYASSRIHDQINPLCHYFKSTETLDLKLNLASANYELTQSIPRVLEYFGSNFSATWDEIATYEEKLQEILLDFLRSNDLVTIHGEPSANKDLRVPVISFTVKGIKSQALVEEVEKRSPFGFRSGHMYSHRLLKDIIGLEDVEDGVVRISMLHYNTEQEITSLVELLREIIAAI